The Callospermophilus lateralis isolate mCalLat2 chromosome 3, mCalLat2.hap1, whole genome shotgun sequence genome has a segment encoding these proteins:
- the Bnc1 gene encoding zinc finger protein basonuclin-1, whose amino-acid sequence MEQSYRYAQTCHHQVSMSGPGGDEPPGDPLFSRPATHPHTSAAKSFWCEEGGTRERGRPRQVGEAVSPREDSQRTSERLPSPKRQMRTRLRQTRQVPSSPAGGPLPQRPAISGSGPRSRTSCTDLALERRPELEAAPAAAQQLRGSAARGGEGRGGAARRPGAGRRGHTRRGEPPTSPRRAPTAELDAAAPAELGRTRGSPGRKHAPGAPTLQPQDGRGERGALQGAGRRAPLGTWDAGPPAQRRRRGVGWGRASPPSGGPRSARTRGRPTSRSRRRVASAGRTRWVCLPPLPTRSSSASARVSAGDICTHRSDLCLPRSADRVRGCSVPGLEAPGPSAGLVPLCQPAAGAGEAAAGRAPPAWLASAPERLSARCDTIVERNEGGDLILISASLRVKLSQMRIYIAVQTCSLLQAISCTLNCSCQSFKPGKINHRQCEQCRHGWVAHALSKLRIPPVYPTSQVEIVQSNVVFDISSLMLYGTQAIPVRLKILLDRLFSVLKQDEVLQILHALDWTLQDYIRGYVLQDASGKVLDHWSIMTSEEEVATLQQFLRFGETKSIVELMAIQEKEEQSIIIPPSTANVDIRAFIESCSHRSSSLPTPMDKGNPTSIHPFENLISNMTFMLPFQFFNPLPPALIGSLPEQYMLEQGQDQSQEPKQEIHGPFSDSSFLTSSSTPFQVEKEQCLNCPDSVIQKEDSARSSDSSSYSIVTKLERTQLSPEAKVKHERTNLSTKKGRVFCTACEKTFYDKGTLKIHYNAVHLKIKHKCTIEGCNMVFSSLRSRNRHSANPNPRLHMPMNRNNRDKDLRNSLSLASSENYKHPGFTVMSPDCGPLPSYNSPGEDSKGQPSFSSIGQNGVLFPNLKTVQPVLPFYRSPATPAELANTPGMLPSLPLLSSSIPEQLVSNEMPFDILPKKKSRKSSMPIKIEKEAVEIANEKRHNLSSDEDMPLQVVSEDEPEDCSPQSDRTPEEQHTHSGSLERPCHLNSVIESCGTVSRTPEQATHNSERETEQKLALTMVPREVEDGSRENHFTPEMESQVPFPDYMELQQRLLAGGLFSALSNRGMTFPCLEDSKELEHIDQHALARQKEENRFQCDICKKTFKNACSVKMHYKNMHAKETHTCTVEGCSATFPSRRSRDRHSSNLNLHPKVLNQEALESSEDHFRAAYLIKDVAKESYQDVTFTQQASQTSVIFKGTNRMGSLIYPITQVHSASLESYNSGPPSEGTILDLSTTSSMKSESSSHSSWDSDGVSEEGTVLMEDSDGNCEGPGLVPGEDEYPICVLMEKADQSLASLPSGLPITCHLCQKTYSNKGTFRAHYKTVHLRQLHKCKVPGCNTMFSSVRSRNRHSQNPNLHKSLALSPSHLQ is encoded by the exons ATGGAGCAGAGCTACAGATATGCCCAGACCTGCCACCACCAGGTGTCCATGTCTGGGCCAGGAGGTGACG AGCCTCCTGGCGACCCCCTTTTTTCGCGTCCTGCGACGCACCCGCACACCTCCGCTGCAAAGAGTTTCTGGTGCGAGGAGGGAGGGACCCGAGAACGAGGACGCCCCAGGCAGGTTGGGGAGGCAGTCAGCCCCAGAGAGGATAGCCAGAGAACTTCAGAGcgtctgccctccccaaagaggcAAATGCGGACACGTCTGCGTCAGACACGACAAGTGCCTTCAAGCCCAGCGGGCGGACCCCTCCCGCAGCGGCCGGCGATCTCCGGGTCTGGGCCGCGGTCGCGCACCAGCTGCACTGACTTAGCGCTCGAGCGGCGTCCGGAGTTGGAGGCGGCTCCCGCGGCGGCTCAGCAGCTCCGAGGCTCTGCAGCCAGGggcggggaggggcggggaggggcggCGCGGAGGCCCGGCGCAGGGCGGCGCGGGCACACGCGGCGCGGGGAGCCGCCCACTTCGCCGCGTCGGGCCCCGACGGCGGAGCTGGATGCGGCGGCGCCCGCCGAGCTGGGGCGGACGCGGGGCAGCCCGGGCCGGAAACACGCGCCGGGAGCCCCGACGCTGCAGCCGCAGGATGGCCGAGGTGAGCGCGGCGCCCTCCAGGGAGCGGGGCGACGAGCGCCGCTTGGGACCTGGGACGCAGGGCCACCTGCGCAGCGGCGCAGGCGTGGCGTGGGGTGGGGGAGAGCGTCGCCTCCCTCTGGGGGGCCACGGAGCGCTCGCACGCGTGGACGCCCGACGTCCCGGAGCCGCCGGCGCGTCGCAAGCGCGGGTCGGACGCGCTGGGTCTGCCTGCCGCCACTGCCCACACGCTCCAGCTCTGCCAGCGCCCGCGTTTCAGCCGGGGACATTTGCACTCACCGTTCGGACTT GTGCTTGCCCCGGAGCGCGGATCGCGTGCGGGGCTGCTCGGTGCCGGGACTTGAGGCGCCGGGGCCCAGTGCGGGACTGGTTCCGCTCTGCCAGCCGGCGGCGGGCGCCGGCGAGGCCGCCGCGGGTCGCGCGCCCCCGGCCTGGCTCGCGTCAGCTCCTGAGAGGTTGTCAGCCAGATGTGACACGATTGTGGAGAGGAACGAGGGAGGAGATCTGATATTAATCAGTGCGTCGCTCCGAGTCAAACTTTCTCAGATGCG CATTTACATCGCTGTGCAAACGTGTTCTCTTTTGCAGGCTATCAGCTGTACTCTGAACTGTAGTTGCCAAAGTTTCAAACCTGGAAAAATAAACCATCGTCAGTGTGAGCAGTGCAGACATGGATGGGTGGCTCATG cTCTAAGTAAGCTGAGGATTCCCCCAGTATATCCAACAAGCCAGGTGGAAATTGTCCAGTCCAATGTGGTGTTTGATATCAGCAGCCTCATGCTCTATGGGACGCAGGCCATCCCCGTTCGCCTGAAAATCCTACTGGACCGGCTCTTCAGTGTGTTGAAGCAAGATGAGGTTCTCCAGATCTTGCATGCCTTGGACTGGACCCTTCAGGATTACATCCGTGGATATGTGCTGCAG GATGCATCAGGGAAGGTATTGGATCACTGGAGCATCATGACCAGCGAAGAAGAAGTGGCTACCTTGCAGCAGTTCCTTCGTTTTGGGGAGACCAAGTCCATAGTTGAGCTCATGGCAATTCAAGAGAAAGAAGAACAGTCCATCATCATACCTCCTTCCACAGCAAATGTAGATATCAGGGCTTTCATTGAGAGCTGCAGCCACAGGAGTTCTAGCCTCCCCACTCCTATGGACAAAGgaaaccccactagcatacacccTTTTGAGAACCTCATAAGCAACATGACTTTCATGCTGCCTTTCCAGTTCTTCAACCCTCTGCCTCCTGCACTGATAGGGTCATTGCCTGAACAATATATGTTGGAACAGGGTCAGGACCAAAGCCAGGAACCCAAACAGGAAATCCATGGACCCTTCTCTGACAGCAGCTTCTTAACCTCTAGTTCCACACCATTTCAGGTTGAAAAAGAACAATGTTTAAACTGTCCAGATTCTGTTATTCAAAAAGAAGACAGTGCCCGTTCAAGTGACTCCAGCTCATACAGCATAGTCACTAAACTTGAAAGGACACAGTTATCCCCTGAGGCCAAAGTGAAGCATGAGAGGACCAACCTTAGCACAAAGAAGGGCCGAGTGTTCTGCACTGCATGTGAGAAGACCTTCTATGACAAAGGCACTCTGAAAATCCACTACAACGCTGTCCACCTGAAGATCAAGCATAAGTGCACCATCGAAGGGTGTAACATGGTGTTTAGCTCCCTCAGGAGCCGGAACCGCCACAGTGCCAACCCCAACCCTCGACTTCACATGCCAATGAACAGAAATAACCGGGACAAAGATCTCAGGAACAGCCTTAGCCTGGCAAGCTCTGAGAACTACAAACACCCAGGTTTCACAGTGATGTCTCCAGACTGTGGGCCTCTACCCAGCTACAATAGCCCAGGGGAGGATTCCAAAGGCCAACCATCCTTCTCCAGCATTGGACAAAATGGTGTGCTTTTCCCCAACCTAAAGACAGTCCAACCAGTCCTTCCTTTCTACCGTAGTCCAGCTACTCCTGCTGAACTGGCAAATACACCTGGGATGCTGCCTTCTCTCCCTCTACTGTCCTCTTCAATCCCAGAACAACTGGTTTCCAATGAAATGCCATTTGATATTCTTCCTAAGAAGAAATCCCGGAAGTccagtatgccaatcaaaatagaGAAGGAAGCTGTGGAAATAGCTAATGAGAAAAGGCACAACCTCAGTTCAGATGAAGACATGCCCCTGCAGGTGGTCAGTGAAGATGAGCCAGAGGACTGCAGTCCTCAGTCAGACAGAACACCTGAGGAGCAGCACACACACTCAGGAAGCTTAGAGAGGCCCTGCCAtcttaactcagtgatagagtcctGTGGAACTGTCAGCCGAACCCCTGAACAGGCCACACACAATTCAGAGAGGGAGACTGAGCAGAAGCTAGCGTTGACCATGGTGCCAAGGGAAGTGGAGGATGGTAGCCGTGAAAACCACTTCACACCTGAAATGGAGTCCCAAGTTCCTTTTCCTGACTACATGGAACTACAGCAGCGCCTACTTGCTGGGGGACTCTTCAGTGCTTTGTCAAACAGGGGGATGACTTTTCCTTGTCTGGAAGATTCTAAAGAATTGGAACACATAGATCAGCATGCATTAGCAAGACAGAAGGAAGAAAATCGCTTCCAGTGTGACATCTGCAAAAAGACCTTTAAAAATGCTTGTAGTGTGAAAATGCACTACAAAAATATGCATGCCaaagaaacacacacatgcacagtgGAGGGCTGTAGTGCCACTTTTCCATCCCGCAGGAGCAGAGACAG ACACAGTTCAAATCTAAATCTCCACCCAAAAGTGTTGAACCAAGAAGCACTGGAGAGCAGTGAAGACCATTTtcgtgcagcttaccttataaaaGATGTGGCTAAGGAGTCCTATCAGGATGTGACTTTCACACAGCAAGCATCCCAAACATCTGTCATCTTCAAGGGAACAAATCGAATGGGCAGTCTGATTTACCCAATAACCCAAGTCCACAGTGCCAGCCTGGAGAGCTACAACTCTGGCCCCCCTAGTGAGGGCACCATCCTGGATTTGAGCACTACCTCAAGCATGAAGTCAGAGAGCAGCAGCCATTCCTCCTGGGACTCTGATGGGGTGAGTGAGGAAGGCACTGTGCTTATGGAGGACAGTGATGGGAACTGTGAAGGACCAGGCCttgtccctggggaagatgaatatCCCATCTGTGTCCTAATGGAAAAGGCTGACCAGAGTCTTGCCAGCTTGCCTTCTGGGTTGCCTATAACCTGTCACCTCTGCCAAAAGACCTACAGTAACAAAGGAACCTTTAGGGCCCACTACAAAACTGTGCACCTCCGCCAGCTCCACAAATGCAAAGTGCCAGGCTGCAACACGATGTTTTCATCTGTTCGCAGTAGAAACAGACACAGCCAGAATCCCAACCTGCACAAGAGTCTGGCCTTGTCTCCAAGTCACCTCCAGTAA